TAAGCAGTTAAAGCGAAGACTTTATAAAGATTAGAAGATGAACGTATGACATCTAAGGCGTGCGCCCCAATGCTACCGGTAGAACCTAAAACGATGATTTTATTGCTACCCGAACTCATAGAACCTCTTCAATATTAACGATATAAAAAACCCAGCGCAATCACTGGTGTGGCGGCGATAAAAGCATCTATTCTATCAAGCAATCCGCCGTGTCCAGCGAGTAGTCTACCACTATCTTTAACGCCAGCACACCGCTTCGCCATGCTTTCCGTTAAATCACCTATTACGCCAGCTATGCAAGCAATTAAGCTCAGCAATACCAATGATAACACATGCCATACCGTCGCATTATCCAATAATAAAGTTCCGGTGAGTAGGCTAAAAATAAGCGTCGCTAGCAATGCCCCCCACAGCCCCTCTTTTGTTTTACCTGCGCTGATAGTTGCCGCCAGTTGATGCTTCCCAAATCGGCGGCCGACATAATAGGCGGCTGTATCGCTCACGGCAACCAGTAGCGCTGCATATAACAACCAAAGGCGACTAATTTGGTGTAGCAGATCTACGGCAACGATGCAGGCCGCGAGTACGATGATGATATGCACATATAAAAATCCTCTAAACGCAATGCTGTTGCATAGACTGTTGGTATAAAAAGTGCTGATGGTGAGTGCTATGAACCACCACAAAACGCCAACATAGAGAATAATTTTACTATCATAATAAATAGACCACCACCCTATCGCTAGGGTACTGATTACAAAGAACAATCTATACAAAGAACGCGTTATATTGCTGCTACTGATATTGACTAGGTCGCCCCACTCGTAGATAGCGATGATACACAGCAATGCAAAGATAAAGTTGAGCATAGCACTCGGCAGCCCTATCACACTGGGTATTATCAATGCCAGTAATGCTAGCCCGACTAATAATCTCTGCCGGTGTGTATTCATATTAATCGCTTACACCTCCGAATCGTCGCTGTCTTGACTCAAACCATTGCAAGGCTTTGACAAAATCTTGGCGGTGAAAATCAGGCCAGAAAGTGTCACAAAAATACAGCTCTGCATAAGCATTTTGCCATAATAAGAAGTTGCTAATCCTAAACTCTCCGCCGGTGCGGATCATTAAATCTACATCACCTACGCTATAGCGAGATAGATGTGCTGATATGCCTTTCTGTATAGCAGAACCATCGCTTAAGTCGCACCCGTCATCGTATAAATGTGACACGGCATCTGCAATATCCCATCGTCCTCCGTAGTTCAATGCAATGTTTAGTTGTAGTTTTCCGCATTGCGCGGTCTCTTGTTCGGCGTGCGCAACCGCTTCTCTAATAGTTCTATCCAATGCGCGAATATCACCTATAAAACT
This Chromatiales bacterium DNA region includes the following protein-coding sequences:
- a CDS encoding phosphatidate cytidylyltransferase — translated: MNTHRQRLLVGLALLALIIPSVIGLPSAMLNFIFALLCIIAIYEWGDLVNISSSNITRSLYRLFFVISTLAIGWWSIYYDSKIILYVGVLWWFIALTISTFYTNSLCNSIAFRGFLYVHIIIVLAACIVAVDLLHQISRLWLLYAALLVAVSDTAAYYVGRRFGKHQLAATISAGKTKEGLWGALLATLIFSLLTGTLLLDNATVWHVLSLVLLSLIACIAGVIGDLTESMAKRCAGVKDSGRLLAGHGGLLDRIDAFIAATPVIALGFLYR
- the uppS gene encoding di-trans,poly-cis-decaprenylcistransferase, whose protein sequence is MNTLVPRHIAIIMDGNGRWAELRGKSRVYGHRQGVKSTRTVVELAVEYQVPELTLYTFSSENWTRPSAEVGALLKLFKETLAAELNALIKNEVRLSFIGDIRALDRTIREAVAHAEQETAQCGKLQLNIALNYGGRWDIADAVSHLYDDGCDLSDGSAIQKGISAHLSRYSVGDVDLMIRTGGEFRISNFLLWQNAYAELYFCDTFWPDFHRQDFVKALQWFESRQRRFGGVSD